The nucleotide window TGCAAATCCAGATATAAACACCGTAAGTATATCTCTTTAAGCATGGTGGCCAGATCACTATACTATAAATTTTTTTTCCTACTTTTGCTATATATGTTCATATCAGTCCTAAAAATATTTGGAGCTTGTAGTCGCTAACTTCTACATCTTACTAATTTTCTATTAGGTTGAGCTTTGTGATGATGATGAGTTCATGGTTCTGGCATGTGACGGAATCTGGTATCCAGTGCATTTTCCTTATATTTTATAGAAATAGAATTAATATGTCTCATTTAGTTGATTACTCGTACTCTTCATGGCTCATTACCTAAGGCCTTTTGAATTATGGATTTTACGTTTCAGGGACTGCATGTCAAGTCAGACACTAGTTGATTTCATTCATGAACAACTAAAAGCGGTATGTATATAAGCATCTCCAACTTTCGTCAAACTGTAATGTTTGAATACTCTGGTTTGAATACTTAGTATAAACTATTGAATGCAACGCAGGAAAGCAAGCTTTCTGTTGTTTGTGAGAGGGTACTTGACAAGTGCTTAGCACCATCAACAGCCACCGGTGAGGGTTGTGATAATATGACCATGATCTTGGTGCAGTTCAAGAAACCGATCAAATCCACCTCATCCGCTGAGGAGCAATCCTCGAATTCCGAATCCACTGAAACTGAACCAAAGCTAGAGGGAAATGCAGAAAAGTAGTTGCTGCAACTGTTGGGGGAGCCTTGGAGGTGTCAGATCCTCTGGTTGAAGATTTGACGACCCTTTGGTTCCTCAGATATTGTGGTATGCATTTGTAGATGGGTTAGAGAAGGAATGAATTGACACATATATTATATGCACCACCACATTATGACAAAATAGCATGTACAGAATGTTTTCTGGGTCATGGATCTTGTGTTAAAAGAATCTTTATGTTAACCTTTTAGATGAAGGACCACTTTAAAAGACTTCCAAAAACATCTTAAATTACCTTGAAGAGATGAGACCCTTGTTAGTTTAAATTATGACAAATTCATGAATGaatggtatttatggacttgattaTGCATTTTTTTTATGTGGATAAAATGTATTTTTTTTGAGCAAACATCATTAGAACCCGATGTGGATGGAAATACTATTAGGTCAAATAAAAGATTGAAAATGCAAAAACTCCggtttaaattttggttttttggtatcttctttgaTTGAGTAACTGGTAACATTATTGAcagaaaattttagttttttatctCACATGTTTCCTCCTGGTTTTATGGTATATCTACCATAACCATAACTTGTTAAGAGGATTGAGGATTGATTAACCCCAGCTTGGTCGTAGATGTGTAAAGAAACATATGCAAAAAAATATAGAATAATCAAACCAATACATAAAAATGAATTTGCTATTTCTATAGCAACTCAACTACATATAAAATAATCTAATGGATATCAAACTCAAAACAACCCCAAAACCAAAACCCCCCCTGTCACCAACAAACCAGCCTTCAACCCTGAAACACCGCTTGTTGGAGCAACGGCCGGACCTTCAAAATCAACCGGCGAAGGTGCTGGAGAGATTCCAATGTACCTATGCTTTTGAGACATCACAACCACAATCATCTTCTGGCCTTGCTCGCAGTGACCCTTTGCTCCACTCACGAAGAAATATGGTCCTGACTTGTCAAGCTTCACCTTGGTGTTCCCATCTTTGTACTCTGCAATCGGGTTCGACGTATTGCAACTTGTATAATCCTCCTTACTCACTTGAAGCACCGAGTCTTTACCACCATCATATTTCCACACTGTAACAATACACCAAACAGGAATTGTTAAACAATGCCCACAAAAGTGAAACAGCAGACATAAGTAGCTTTACATACCGAGAGAGTCGCCGATTTGGAAACGAGCTTTTTCAGCCCATTTGTTGAGAGAATCTGATTCAGAAGAAGGTATCTTCCAAGCGCCTGTTTTGCCACCAACCATGATTTCTTTACCTTGTGCAAAGCTTAAAAATATGAACAAAAGCACCAAAGAAGGAGTTATACTTCTTGAAAAAGCTTTAGCAGCCATGGGGACATCAAAAGCTTGAAAAAGCTGAGCTCAAAAAGAGAAAGCAGAGGACTGAGTGCTTAGATAAAAGAAGAGAGGTGAGTTGGGTTGGTGAGTGAGTgagtgtatttatatatatataggtgagAATGCGTGGAAAGTAGCCGTTACAGGGATGGGTTTTAATGGCGGGGCACATGGCATTTTCTGGGGCACTGAGTCTCTGACTCGTTGTCCCTTCGCCGTTGTAACGGTTAATAAATAAAGAGAGAAATGGATCTAACAGTCAAATATAGATAATCCAAGGGGGAGTAGACGATGGTCTTTTCAACGTTAGCCGTTCTTTCGTGCGTGTCATGACTGGGGGTATTGTTCATTTTATTTCCCAGAGGTTTTTTTTAATAATCTCTTATCAGTTACTTTtcacataatttttaaaattattcctAGATTTTCTTAAATtccaattattaataatattaatattaatcgaGTTAATACTTAATTTACATGAATTTGTCTTAAAGAAAGGATTTTATGtttgtataaattaatatatggaaaataaataattacttgtatttatttttaaattgagtcaatttttttataaaatttgttgCTAATGTAAATTTGATGAGCTTTTACttgttctttttccttttctgggATAATTAGTGAGGGTTTTGcttaagttaaattttattattagtccttgtattttataaaaattttaatttagtccctgtactttaaTTTAGTCAATTGTAGTCCTTGTGCTTTTTAAAATTTGCAATTTTCGTTCAGACCTAAACAGTAGTGATTAAATTTATTTGGTTAAATTTAATTACTAATCTCATATTATGCGTGTAATTGTAGATTTAGTCCATATTCTTCAATTgaatcattttagtccctatactttttaaaatttgaaaaaaatattttaatatgtgaaaataacaagTTAACATGACATTGcatatataataatatgtttATTGCATCAAATTTTTGAAATAACATAACTTAATTTTAACAATTATCGTTTGattaagattaaaattttaaaatttaaaaagtataaaaactaaACTATAGAAACTTAAAACATAATTTAACCTAAATGAATAAGTGTGTGAgccttttagttttttttttttttttctttttttcttttttcttttgagaTAACAAATGAGCGTTTTGCTTATCTTTGTTGCATTACTTTGGTTTGTAGTGTgaatatgtataatatataaaatttataattacgataaatatattcatataattatgataattaaattgataatcgaaatatatttaaatttaaattataatacatTTGATCAAATCTCGCACatgataaattaattta belongs to Gossypium arboreum isolate Shixiya-1 chromosome 7, ASM2569848v2, whole genome shotgun sequence and includes:
- the LOC108452937 gene encoding early nodulin-like protein 1 is translated as MAAKAFSRSITPSLVLLFIFLSFAQGKEIMVGGKTGAWKIPSSESDSLNKWAEKARFQIGDSLVWKYDGGKDSVLQVSKEDYTSCNTSNPIAEYKDGNTKVKLDKSGPYFFVSGAKGHCEQGQKMIVVVMSQKHRYIGISPAPSPVDFEGPAVAPTSGVSGLKAGLLVTGGVLVLGLF